A single window of Cheilinus undulatus linkage group 12, ASM1832078v1, whole genome shotgun sequence DNA harbors:
- the fam222ba gene encoding protein FAM222B, whose protein sequence is MLACLPGPGDLPLQLLPHTQMNTGLQKWDTTQRMRSAPFPTPAELDAYAKKVANNPLTIKIFPNSVKVPQRNHVRRTVNGLDTSGQRYSPYPSSQASAKTGLLAIVRAPSVKGILKDFDGSRARLHPEVIMNPPNGPYQVASTSTLNHHPPLQNLPRIQQNLPLPPQEPPQALQMPHPQQQSHTQSIRHPPPMAQHPQGPSRLQTLSQHPALVHPQGPPTIMLQQQHLQQQPPPGLQGGRKLPDGDAPPNVTVSTSTIPLSMAAGLHQGRQADLSTIVHQINQFCQARAQGAGATSMCEGQIANPSPISRNLLISACSRVSMHSNPNTPGFPPPNCILGPQEKATAPMGAHPPPSVAAMNHLPSNHADPKQQHHLQHLHQPPNQQQQQLQHNAQQQKMRSWNQHQLSHVPHIQNGGSHLCKQPSRDLAFNFKGMGYPAEVCVGQPYTLKPPVDRPTPSPPVINNGMPGPMAHYTNGHYFQSHIWNSSILPTPNSDSSGSQDIAMPFHGAGPGGCTTLDCGPPGAPHYRLGTSSSTTSSSAQTNLMQTADYLGGDFQTPYFRDQNLGLMGKMHRPPLSRVGPEVGDGRTALIQHPGYR, encoded by the coding sequence ggGACACCACACAAAGGATGAGATCTGCTCCGTTTCCAACCCCTGCAGAATTGGATGCATATGCTAAGAAGGTTGCCAACAACCCCCTCACCATCAAGATCTTCCCCAACAGCGTCAAGGTCCCCCAGAGGAACCACGTACGGCGTACTGTAAACGGGCTGGATACATCAGGCCAGCGCTACAGCCCCTACCCTTCATCTCAGGCCAGTGCCAAGACAGGCCTCCTCGCTATCGTCAGGGCGCCCTCAGTCAAAGGCATCCTCAAAGATTTCGACGGCAGCCGGGCTCGCCTGCACCCTGAAGTCATCATGAACCCTCCCAACGGACCGTACCAAGTGGCTTCAACCAGCACTTTAAACCACCACCCTCCTCTGCAGAATCTTCCCAGGATTCAACAAAACTTACCCCTCCCCCCACAAGAACCGCCTCAGGCTCTACAGATGCCCCACCCTCAGCAACAGAGTCACACCCAGAGCATCAGACACCCTCCTCCCATGGCCCAACATCCTCAGGGCCCATCCAGACTCCAAACTCTGTCTCAACACCCAGCCCTTGTCCACCCACAGGGGCCCCCTACCATCATGcttcagcagcagcaccttCAGCAGCAGCCGCCCCCTGGCCTGCAGGGTGGCAGGAAGCTGCCAGATGGTGACGCACCACCTAATGTTACCGTCTCTACCTCAACCATTCCactctccatggctgcagggCTGCACCAGGGCCGCCAGGCCGACCTGAGCACCATCGTGCACCAAATCAACCAGTTCTGCCAAGCCCGAGCCCAAGGCGCAGGAGCCACCTCCATGTGTGAGGGCCAGATCGCCAATCCTAGCCCCATCAGTCGTAACCTGCTTATCAGCGCCTGCTCCAGGGTCTCCATGCACAGCAACCCTAACACCCCCGGCTTCCCTCCACCCAACTGTATACTCGGCCCTCAAGAGAAAGCCACGGCCCCAATGGGAGCTCACCCCCCACCCAGTGTGGCTGCCATGAACCACTTGCCTTCAAACCATGCTGATCCCAAGCAGCAGCACCACCTGCAGCATCTGCATCAACCGCCCAatcagcagcaacaacagctacAACACAACGCTCAGCAGCAGAAGATGCGCTCTTGGAATCAGCACCAGTTGTCTCATGTCCCCCACATCCAGAACGGTGGGAGCCACCTCTGCAAGCAGCCCTCCAGGGACCTCGCCTTCAACTTTAAGGGCATGGGCTATCCCGCAGAGGTGTGTGTGGGTCAGCCTTACACACTGAAACCCCCTGTTGACAGGCCAACCCCCTCTCCCCCAGTCATCAACAACGGCATGCCAGGCCCCATGGCCCACTACACTAATGGTCACTACTTCCAGTCCCACATCTGGAACAGCAGCATCCTCCCCACACCCAACAGTGACAGCTCCGGCTCTCAGGACATAGCCATGCCATTCCATGGGGCAGGCCCGGGGGGCTGCACCACACTGGACTGTGGGCCCCCTGGGGCTCCACATTACAGGCTAGGAACGAgctcctccaccacctcctcctccgcCCAGACTAATCTGATGCAAACAGCAGATTACTTGGGTGGGGACTTCCAGACGCCCTACTTCCGCGATCAGAATCTAGGGTTGATGGGCAAGATGCACAGGCCTCCTCTGAGCAGGGTAGGTCCAGAGGTGGGCGATGGCAGAACCGCTCTCATCCAGCACCCAGGGTACAGATAA